One region of Quercus lobata isolate SW786 chromosome 2, ValleyOak3.0 Primary Assembly, whole genome shotgun sequence genomic DNA includes:
- the LOC115976481 gene encoding beta-glucosidase 13-like — translation MAFNLALPMRPLMAGLGSLKKSETTIFGASRRVPSLRNENKSLRLTIRCWKGSVPPASVTDTTTSTDPIADAIAAASKITRKDFPTEFKFGCSTSAFQTEGKGDEGGRGPATWDSYIQDDDGITDYAVDSYNRYKDDVQALVDMGADTYRFSISWSRILPDGTIDGGINQEGINFYNNLINELIKNGITPFVTLFHFDLPQALGDKYNGFWSSQIVDDFKAYANVCFQYFGDRVKHWTTINEPQVWAPYGYTVDTTNPLQNAATDPFLCAHHIILAHATAVKLYRDTYQSTQAGQIGLSLVTEWFLPASDTIQDQDAARRAFDFLVGWFLEPLVFGDYPFIMKALVRDGLPEFTDDEKTLIKGSFDFIGINYYTSRYATAVTFDTDATFSAYSDYQFATVSAEKDGVYIGAATPGSSEIYIYPKGLTDALVYISNTYSNPKFFITENGYPEKRDDTIAVETALLDDVRIQHILAHLYAISEAMKQGADVNGYFMWALMDCLEMGSGYTVRYGLAYTDYLNNLDRILKKSAKWLKVFLAS, via the exons atgGCATTTAACCTTGCATTGCCAATGAGGCCATTGATGGCTGGTTTGGGTTCTTTGAAGAAATCAGAAACTACCATTTTTGGAGCAAGTCGGAGAGTCCCATCTCTGAGAAATGAGAACAAGAGTTTGAGGCTTACAATTAGATGTTGGAAAGGTTCCGTTCCACCAGCTTCAGTTACTGATACAACTACCAGCACAGACCCAATCGCGGATGCAATAGCTGCAGCCAGCAAAATAACAAGAAAAGACTTCCCTACTGAGTTCAAGTTTGGTTGCTCCACTTCTGCTTTTCAG ACAGAAGGAAAAGGTGATGAAGGAGGGAGAGGACCAGCGACCTGGGATAGTTATATCCAAGATGATGATGGAATCACAGACTATGCAGTTGATTCATACAATCGTTACAAA GATGACGTGCAAGCATTGGTAGATATGGGGGCAGACACTTACAGATTCTCCATTTCTTGGTCAAGAATTCTGCCtg ATGGGACCATAGATGGTGGAATAAACCAAGAGGGAATCAATTTCTACAACAATCTTATAAatgaacttataaaaaatg GGATAACCCCATTTGTGACACTGTTCCACTTCGATTTACCTCAAGCACTAGGAGACAAATACAATGGCTTCTGGAGCAGCCAGATTGT GGATGATTTTAAAGCCTATGCCAATGTTTGTTTCCAATATTTTGGTGACCGAGTGAAGCACTGGACTACTATTAATGAGCCACAAGTCTGGGCACCGTACGGTTATACAGTTGATACGACCAACCCACTCCAAAATGCTGCAACAGATCCATTCCTTTGTGCCCATCACATTATATTAGCCCATGCCACAGCTGTAAAACTCTACAGAGACACATACCAG tCAACCCAAGCGGGACAAATCGGCCTTTCGCTAGTGACAGAATGGTTTTTGCCTGCTTCAGATACAATTCAGGATCAAGATGCAGCCCGGAGAGCATTTGACTTCTTGGTTGGATG GTTTTTGGAACCGTTAGTGTTTGGAGATTACCCATTCATCATGAAGGCTTTGGTAAGGGATGGACTTCCAGAATTCACAGATGACGAGAAGACTTTAATTAAAGGATCCTTCGACTTTATTGGTATCAATTATTATACATCTAGATACGCAACTGCCGTAACATTTGATACAGATGCAACCTTTTCTGCCTATTCTGACTATCAGTTTGCTACAGTCTCAG CTGAGAAAGATGGGGTATACATTGGTGCAGCG ACACCAGGCAGCAGTGAAatttatatctatccaaaaggGTTAACCGATGCATTGGTTTATATTTCAAATACATACAGCAATCCTAAGTTCTTTATTACTGAGAATG GATATCCGGAGAAACGAGATGATACTATTGCAGTAGAGACTGCATTACTAGATGATGTTCGGATTCAGCATATTCTTGCCCATCTTTATGCCATTTCAGAAGCCATGAA GCAGGGAGCAGACGTAAATGGATACTTCATGTGGGCCTTAATGGACTGCTTGGAAATGGGGTCAGGCTACACAGTGCGGTACGGGCTTGCTTACACTGATTACCTCAACAACTTGGACAGAATCCTCAAGAAGTCTGCGAAATGGCTCAAGGTCTTCTTGGCTAGCTAA